A window of Sphaeramia orbicularis chromosome 8, fSphaOr1.1, whole genome shotgun sequence genomic DNA:
CCTCCCCGATCTGCATGATGAGGGCAAATGTGGAGAGATGAGAGCAGCTGCACACTGTGTAGTTATCAGTAGTGTATGCAACCCAGCAGCCATCCACTGACCAACGCATGGTACTGGtctttcctcctgtttttttaCCACCTTGTGCTTCCTCTGGTTTGCCCTCCCAGTACACACATGTCACCATACCATCTCCAGGTAATTTCTAAGGAAACACATTATGACATATAATAAAAGGGAACAAGACATATGGAATGTATCCATCTTGATAAAGTAGATGGATGGCTGAAATGACTGTTTGATTCATTGACACCTTCTTGTGTTGAACGGTGAAGTTGACAGGCTCTGTGAGGTTGGTGTTGTTCACTGAGGGGAGGACTGCAGTAATAACATCAGAGTACATCTCTgtcctgttttctgttttaaagtaTTGATGACTGAGAAGACTCTCCATCCCATTAAGAGTCAGAAAGGCAGCTGCTGCAGAACCTGGAGATGTCAACATGACACTGACAGTtaataacacaacaaacctttgacaACTTTGGTAACTTTTGAACTTCTCACCATTATTTTTTTCGACCAAACTTCCCATGTTGATTTCCATGGTGTTTCCATTGGCTGTGAGAGAAGAGCTCTTTGCTTTGCCTCCAGGTCCAAAGGTTTCTAGACTTAAGTCTAGCACATCAACACCAGCTTGATTCAATATCCACTCAGTATACGAACAGTCAGTCCACAGTAAAGTAAGATGAATATCTCTTACCCACTGTTGAACTCTTTAAGTTCCTCGTTGTTTGGTTCTGACCTGACTCCACCAATGCAGAAACTAAACGGTCTGAGATGCCCAGGATCGCACTGCCAGTGTCCCCGTCTCCTTCACTACTCACCTTAATTGACCTGGCACGAGGACCAACACCTGACACTTCCTACAAACACAAATATGTGCAGTGAATAAGTCACCTGACtgattaaatcacaaatgaaagaTTGTTATAGTGATACCAGATGTTTATAGAAAAGTACCATAGATGATGCAAAGCAGTTTTCAACAGTCTGTAGAGAAagcacagaaaaaagaaaaaattaaacacaattttgtttattgttaaggtTTATTATTGAAACTTCACATTTAAAATTTCTTCTGACCGCTTCTGGTATGAACATTCCTTCATTGTTTTTCAGGTCATCGTCCATGTAGTCAAGAAAGGCCCTCTCTTTTGTCTGACCctggaagaaaataaaataaaaaaaaaaaaaaattaagtactgTTGGCAGTTTACATAAAACCCAAACTGGTACTATTACAAAATTAGAAAGAAATAGAAAATCCCTTGCAGAAAATCCTTTTCTGTCGGTtgtttcttgtctttttcttACCTCAGTGGGTGTTATCTCATCCAGAACATCTTGAAGACCTGTTGAGTTAATACTAAAACAGTTAtaaatgaacatttacagttaacCACACATGAAGTCTGTTCCAGAAAACGGGTTTAAAACACCTGACCTCTGAAATGATGAAGTGTGAAAATGTGCTGGGGTGAGTTTACACTAAAAACAGCCTTAATAATAGACACAAGGTCATAACATCCTGAACCCTTAGTCACTGATATCATGTATAATATGTGAATTTGATGGCAGAAAATTCCATTCATATTAATCACCGGAACACATCCCAACATTTAAGATGGTGATATATTTGGAAAcaatcatataaaaaaaaataagacaatggGAAAGTCACTTTTAGCCCCCACTCCTAAAGTCCAATACTTGTATGAATGTATGATATTCCCTGTTTTTCACTAAACCCTCTTCCTGGAACAGACCCCTGGTTTTATGATTGTACTGTAAACTGAGTAATAAACAAACATTCTCAGCTCACCTTTACAAAATGAGACTCCTACAATCCACTGGAGTCCAGTTGAGGGATAAAAACCATCCGGACAAGAACAATAAAAGGTTCCTGGCCTATTAGTGCACACAGTTTGAAAACCACATATACCTGGAGTTTCACTGCACTCATCTATATCTGTAGAGATAAAAGCAGTGTTAATGATCAAACAGCCAAATATATGATCACTGGGATTGGGAGTCAAGAATCGGTTCTTTTGAGAACAGGTTCCCTGTTGCTCAAATcattggaatcgtttgcctgcctgcttaatgattctgcttattgactctgcctttgttgcacatgtgtgatgtTGTCACACGCACACTGCATGTTTTAGTTCAGACCGTAACCAACATGGCGTCAAGtgagaaacgctccaaagtatggctatatttcactcaaaaagatgacaccagggccacttgtaacactttgaaagcttccatttcttcaaagtgggaaatccctccagtatgctaaaacatttgtccacacagcatgcaattaATTTGCAGTAATGTCActtatttgatacactacttagcaacgcagagtgaacaccaggacgtcatgTGGTTCTTGGGGGGGGCAAAAAAACATCCTGCACTCTCAACTAAaaatttctgaaggtagggaaaaggaaaatgaggtgcacaacagcgggagataTAGAGGAATAAGTAAAGCGTCTtacgtttcactttcactgtacggtgcCCCACCCTCCCAACCCCCGAACAGGGCCCAGCATCAgctgttattatttgtgcatactctaTATGttaattttctgtgcagagatggagatATAAAAGACAgctgatgcaaacacacccgttagTAGTCTCTTATTCCTTCACCCAGTGAGAATCAatagggaattggattgataagcaaaatcgataatggaattggaatcattaaattcttatcgattcccatccacATATGTGTAAGTTGTTAAGGTTACCTGTACATGGGTTAGCAAAGCTGGCAATCCTTTTTGGGTTTTTCTCTCGATAACCAGGGAAACACGTGCAGATGTAAGACCCAATGGAATTTGAGCAGTTAGAAAGAGGTCCACAGATGGTAGCATCTTCAACACACTCATCAATATctgagaaaaaaatgcaaataaaatacataatatatTGTGTTTATCAAAGACAAATTGGACTGAGGTATTTCAACACTTCATCTTTTCTAATGTGATGTCTATAAATACCAATACAGATGTTGATCTCGGTGGGGTCTTGAGCTCGGTCAGTCGGTGCGTAACCCACCTCACATGCACAGGTATGAGCTCCAAATGTGTTGGTGCAATTTGAATCAGGACCACAGATggtggaattaaaacactcatcGAAATCTGGAGATGAACAGCTACTGTTATTGACAATGCTTTCTTGAGACAAAACACTATTTTCCTTTCTTTGTCACTTTAAATCATTCTTTAATTGCTGTACACAGACCTACGCAAGGAGCAGTTTGACCAGGACTGAGCACAAAGCCTGTATGACAATCACACACATAACTTCCAGGATTGTTGGTGCAGGTCCCATTACCTCCACAGATATTGTCAAGGCATTCATCAATATCTACAGAGAGCAGGAATGAAGGTATGTAACATTATGCCATTTTTTATAGCTGTTGTAATGTTAACAAATAATAAATGTCACACAGAAACTCGTTTTCAGATTGTACCTATGCATGGGTTGGCCCCTGAAGGTGGTAAAGTTGAATTTGTTGCAATGTATCCATTCAGACAGGTACAGAAATATGATCCAATGGTATTGTTACAATTAGAGTTAGATCCACAAATTTTACCTGAAGTCTTCTCACACTCATCTGTTTCTGTTCACACATGAAACAAACATAATATTTTAGTTGAGTAAATGAGATGAGCAGGATGAAGCAGAGACTGACTGTTCTCTTGCTCACACAGCATTAGTGTTTGACTGGTGTACAAACCTGTTGCCTGAAAGTAAACACTCAGTAACATCATGAACTtataaaaacatgagaaaaatagaaaatacaggcagAAGGCGAGGTCTCTACAGGTAAATACAACACCACACACTTCCAGAGTGAAATGacaatgagatgattttttttcttttgtttcaattgtaaataataataatcaaagcaAGAAGAGATAATGGCATGTATAATTATTTTAGCgcctataaaaaaaagaaatagatctTATCTTGGGTATATTTTAAATGATTCCAACATGACTATATGAACTTATTAACGAAGGCAATGTTAAAATCAAACAGAACACAAAGATTATTGCAACAAATGAGTGGGTTACAGTAACTGTTTAGGGATATACTGAGgtcaaataatcaaaattaatgtCATGTTTgagtgaaactgaagaaaatcatTTCACATCTGGCTTTTGATGTCACTCAAACTTTACAACAGAGACTTCAGAGGATCAGAGGGCTTCACTGGGAGATAAAACTGAGAGTCATCAACATAATTAAAAGAAACACCATGCTGATATTACTTCCCCCCAGGGGGAACATGTAAAAGGAAAACTAAATAGGTCCCACAATCAATCCTTGAGGTACCTCATACATATTAATACTTAAGGACAACAGACAGTTTTTGACAGACGCTCAAAACTTTGTTTTGTAAATAATATGTGAACCAGCCCAATGTCATCCATGACAGGCCTACCCAGTACCTCAGTCTATCAGCTACTATACCATGGTCAAGTTTATCAAAAACAACATTCAGATCCAACAGGACAAGGACTGATCACATACCCAAGTCAGTCAGTATTCATCAAAAGATCATTGGTAACCTTAAGGAGAGCTGTGTCTTCTGAAAAGATGCAATTaccttgtttattttaattacctctgccaaggaggttatgtttttgccggtgttggtttgtttgtctgtccgtgtgcaagataactcaaaaagttatggacagatttggatgaaagtttcaggaaatgttgatactggcacaaggaagaaatgattacattttggtggtgatcggggggggggggggggcacactgatctgccttggcggaggtctgtgctctccgagtgcttttctagttgattatGTTTTAGTCATAATTGTGTGTTTTCCACttgcctcttttccatttttgtaaagcactgtgaattgccctgtgtatgaattgtgctatagaaataaatttgccttgccttaagCTGCAGGTTATTGATTCAATGGAAACTGGACAAAGATAAAAAATTCTCCAGAAAAGTAGAATCAGTCAGGttacttttatgtatttatttacttatttttaagcTAAAGGTCAATTACTTATGCAGTACTTGTCATACTTGATTTCAATCTAAATAAAGATCAAAACTAGTGGATGGTGACACCAGAGGAAGGCCACAAGACTcaaagagaacatgcaaactctacacagaataTAATCAATGATAATAATTCTTGCTTTACTtctagaaaaataaacatttaccaTTGCAGCCATATGATTCTGGTGTGGGGAGGTGTTCTGGTGGGAGTTCATATCCATTGATACATTTGCAAGCTCCTATATGGTTACACTCAGCAAGTGGTCCACAGCAGTCTGCTGTACAGTTAGAATGATCTGAAGAGAGACAATGTAGTAAAATGAGAATACAACAAGAGAATTCATATTTGTGCATCactctttttcatgttttttgactGCCATGCCATATTTACAGTGAGTGATgtcaatttttctttttgtttgggtAAAGGTTATTGTGGATGTACTTACAACATAAGTACAACAGCACCTGTGCCATGTAAATACAGAAATAGCACATCTAATTTTGTCAGCTCTTTCAACCTTTTCAGTCCTATGCCATGGTAATGAGGTTTTTGTGTCATGGCTgtgaaaacatttaatatcactGCAGGTGTGCCAATGAAAACCAAGACACATGAATTACAAAAACAATGTCATATCCATTACTGGACAGCAGGAACAACGGACAATATGTCAGAAGTGGTCTCATGTGATGTACGGGAACTGAAATCTTGACAGATTAAgtctgttattaattatttatgaaTTCTTcctctttcatttcattttgtatttatgtttgatttgttctagcttctttcattattttattttcagcctTACTTTCCATTTTGTAGTGCTGATTATTATGTATATGGGGGGTTTTTTAACCTCAGATTTGTGTTTTTATATCAGGTCAATGacaatatcttataacatttgaCAGTACATatttaataatactaatactactgctactataaTATAATCTGTGAAATTAGAGATGTCTGCAGTTTTGTTGTGCACACCTTCAACAAGTCTCTTCCATTACACCACACTTTACATGTTGATAATGAAATGTAAAACATTAAATCACCACAGTACTTACATATCATATATCCCATGTTAGACCATGGCTGTCGTAATGGTTTATAGATGAAGAATCCACCAGGACACAGAATCACCTCCGTTTGTACATTTCTACCGTTACATCCAGAATATCTAATGAATGCATATCCTGTTACTGATGGAGACTCAGGTGTTGGATCATCAAATGGAATATAAAGAGGATACTGTGTGCCACCACGATTGTTTGACGAACATTCTGGATAAACTTTGTCTCCTCCGATCCCCGTGAAGCGCCAAAACTTGTTATAGAGCGATGCATCACCTTTGGGCCAACCAGGGAAGGAAGTTGATGTAAATCCTACATTGCGCCATGGTTCTGTAATATTTGTGTATGCATCACAGGCATCTGTAGAAAGGCAGAAAATGGCAATAGTGACTAAGTGATAATTGGTTGTGCACATTAATACAAGTTCTTGTTTTGTCTTGAAAAAAATTCATGTGTGTTTTGATTTTAAGTCATTCTTTAGTTGCTGTATACAGACCTACGCAAGCAGGAGTTTCATCAGGAATGAGCTCAAAGCCTGTATGACATTTACAAACATAACTTCCAAAACTGTTGGTACAGGTGCCGTTGTCTCCACAGACATTGTCAAGACATTCATCATAATCTACAGAGAGCAGGAGTGAAGGTGTACAACATTATGTTAGTTTTATAGCTAgtgtaatgttaacaaacaaTAACTGTAACACAGAGGAACTCATTTTCAGATTGTACCTATGCATGGGTTGGTCCCTGAAGGTGGTAAAGTTGAATTTTCTGCAGCGAATCCATTCATACAGGTACAGATGTGTGATCCAGTTGTATTATCACAATTAGAGTAAGATCCACAAAGTTCAATACTGTTCGCACACTCATCTGTGTTGGTCAACACATGAAACAGATATATTTTAGTTGAGTAAAGACAACTAGCAAACATTAGGCCACTTCTACTTTCTGCTACCACATGCTTTTTTCTCTGCTGTGTCCGACCAAAATGTCAGTGTTAGACCAGAGACAGGCTGTGAGTACTGTGTGTCCACTTTGCCCAGATTTTTGTCTCTTTGACCAAACCATCAAATTAACAGTAGTGCACTGAATGAGATAAGCAGGATGAAGCAGAGATTATTTTCTATTGCTCACACAGCATTAGTGATTGACTGGTGTACAAACTTGCTGCCTGAAAGTAAACACTCGGAAACATCACAAACTTATAAAAACTAGAGAAAAATTGAAAACGTGTAGAAGGCGAGGTCTCTACAGGTAAATACAACACCACACACTTCTAGAGTGAAATGATAATgagtaaatttttttcttttgtttcaaatataaataatattaacctcctgagacccagtaaagtcaaagttttggcttttttttacattaaacaactgtCTTGAATGAaaactgcatgatgcaacagttttttcagatacattttttaacattctttttatttattttttaatggaatgtcctttgtaatggacaacattttcttttaaagtaaaattgtcaaacttttgtcccctacaaaggacaaaaatgcatcattgtgtctcaggaggataatcaAAGCAATAAGAGATAATGGCATGTATAATTACTTACTCTAAAAAATGGAAATGGGTCTTATCTTGGATATATTTTACATGATTCCAACATGACTATATGACCTTATTAATAAAGGCAATGTTAAAATCAAATAGAACACAAAGATTATTGCAACAATTGAGCAGTAGGTTATAGTAACTGTTAGGGGATATACATTGTGCCACAGCTGTGTAATATTGTGTTTGTATCACAAGCATCTGTAGAAAGGCAGACAATGGCAATAATGACTAAGTGGTAACTGGTAGTGTACAATGATACAAGGTCTTGTTTTGTCTTGAGAAAACACCATTCATACCAGAAGATGCTTTTGTAGTTACAGGGATTGTCAGTAAACCTAAAAAAGAAAAGGGAGAGTTGAAAAATAGCATGTTTGACATCACTTATGTTATATGTCAAATTCAGTCATTGCTAATCAAGTAAACTCAATGCAAAACAATTTCAATGTTTTTTGAAAAAAAGTtaattggtaacactttacaataagagTCCCTTAATTACCATTAGTTAATGCATTACTgaaggtcctgtacagagaattcATTTAAAGTGGAATGTAGCAACACCTTCGACCagaatcggtggtgtttttaaggaACAAAAACTatgcttcccatgagcactagcgccTACTGTCGTAAGGGTATAACTCTGGCCATGGCTGCATTTGTTTTGAAGTTAATTAATAAAGAATGGATCCTCTTTACAacactgcatttcttttttcaagacagcaacttgcaggagcaaagtgacatttgaaacgagacaacaagAAAACTTTATAAAGTCCATTTGTAGTGTAGCTTAGTAACTGCCGTGAAAACGAACAATGAAACCTAACTTTGAAAGtccgactcctgcttctatgtttCTTTTCCTCTGGAGCTCCGGAGTGTTACTCACAGACCGGTGTTTAAGACATGTCCCAATAATATAtatttgcactagcttttccacaaagtattcagtcttttccataaatgacttcagtcattcaacatcttcctCATTCTGCATCAGCAGTTCagctctagctgcttcagccttctgcattcacagtattcgaCTGTTAGgattgtcttgttcctgaaggacagtttagtatccaggccccggcatgaacattcaactccatacagaaccatttcagtctcaccttccaaagcccttagtttggactgaaatAATGCTCCAAATCAAACAGATTACGGATgccacagagctagccctgtggctaacacacaagtgtttacgaagtgtttgactgagctaccaacagccacAACAGTCAAATCtaatgttccaatgcatatgtataaagaacaAGCATTCTAGACCTGTGGggaaggaagagggacaactccagctctgttttcattcctttaactcccttagttctatccatcggttcaatgcagaggtttaccggtGTTTTGGCAGGTGCTCTGTCACTCTAccgtttagttttctttttgcCAGTCCAGcttcagttccagtgtccaccactacaacaaaataaatccgagaaatccctttctttaggaaaaaggacaaacCTTATTCCTCACTTGTTCAGCTTACTTTTGACTACTTAATTCTGCCAGTCGGTGTGTTGTTGTCAGCATTAGCTTTATATAACAGAGGTTCCAATGCACTTTTTCAAGAAGAAGCTCTGAAGTCTGAGTTCTGAGTTATCATGAACACAGCCTAAATGTTACTTGGGAATTTACTTCTTCTTGCACTGACCCTGCATCTTCATGGCTCAGTCACTGTTAAAATGTAGGAGCTTGACATCTCGCCTCCTCACAAGATCAGGGTTcacacacagaagaaaaaaagaaaacaaggaagTTCATCTGGACAGATGGGTACACTGCCTGGAAACAGAGGCCACTATTTTCATGCACTCTCAccatattgttatttttattgtgcTATGTTCTTTACTAAATTAGAGATCAGATGTTCATGTTTACTCTAAATTTTCCTCGGTGCAAGTTGAGATGTTCTGTAAATATCTGTTATAATGTGGTaataaaatgtgtgtaaataaaaTGTGTAACATGCTTTATATGTGATTGTTTCAACTAAATTTCAACTAGTAATGGTTAAGTAATGGTTATTTACCACTGTTATGCATTTCCTATGGATACTAGGGATGTCACGATACCAAAATTCAGAAATCGAAACGGATACCACTAAAAGTATGCGATTCTCAATGCCAAAGTCGATACcatggtaaaagaaaaaaaaaagaatcataagaacccataaacttaaacaagaaatactttaagtatttgcatataaatgaatattgctcTTGcctctaatgctgcgtttccactacgtggaaccagctcgattcgactcggtattccttgagactgtttccattacaggatagtactgactttacagtacctggtcgtcatagcgatgtggtgcgttatttccgtgtcatctgttcagagagttgctgaaaactcgctcgttgagtgttgtctcgtctgaatttttatggcggccaccaaagactgaatctccttgaccgaccatggtgtagttttgggctgttatcgtgtggattaatgtactgctatatttactgtccacttccacatctgttatttttaaaatggtgggtcacagagacaactgtctgaccaatcagtggtctacagtgttACACGTCATgtcagaggtgataccaaaaaactagtaccgggtaccagattccaggtcctttttcgtaatggaaatgcaaaaaggccgagccgagtcgagtcgagccggtaccacgcagtggaaacacggcaaaaCTTTCTCATCTGTCtgcactgtcagtcacagtttactgctttgaatgcacagacgtgattggctgagtggtatcacATGGGATGGCTCTACATA
This region includes:
- the LOC115425005 gene encoding adhesion G protein-coupled receptor E1-like, with the translated sequence MNGFAAENSTLPPSGTNPCIDYDECLDNVCGDNGTCTNSFGSYVCKCHTGFELIPDETPACVDACDAYTNITEPWRNVGFTSTSFPGWPKGDASLYNKFWRFTGIGGDKVYPECSSNNRGGTQYPLYIPFDDPTPESPSVTGYAFIRYSGCNGRNVQTEVILCPGGFFIYKPLRQPWSNMGYMIYHSNCTADCCGPLAECNHIGACKCINGYELPPEHLPTPESYGCNETDECEKTSGKICGSNSNCNNTIGSYFCTCLNGYIATNSTLPPSGANPCIDIDECLDNICGGNGTCTNNPGSYVCDCHTGFVLSPGQTAPCVDFDECFNSTICGPDSNCTNTFGAHTCACEVGYAPTDRAQDPTEINICIDIDECVEDATICGPLSNCSNSIGSYICTCFPGYREKNPKRIASFANPCTDIDECSETPGICGFQTVCTNRPGTFYCSCPDGFYPSTGLQWIVGVSFCKGLQDVLDEITPTEGQTKERAFLDYMDDDLKNNEGMFIPEATVENCFASSMEVSGVGPRARSIKVSSEGDGDTGSAILGISDRLVSALVESGQNQTTRNLKSSTVDLSLETFGPGGKAKSSSLTANGNTMEINMGSLVEKNNGSAAAAFLTLNGMESLLSHQYFKTENRTEMYSDVITAVLPSVNNTNLTEPVNFTVQHKKKLPGDGMVTCVYWEGKPEEAQGGKKTGGKTSTMRWSVDGCWVAYTTDNYTVCSCSHLSTFALIMQIGEPPPEDDFLEWLNRMCVIVGLFFFALAILTFLLCSWNPKINNTARLHLCLSLSLSHLLLLWNEKYAERELACTVMAGILHFLVVASFVWMQLEAVQLYLLVRRLTKVQVIQRDGLPRPLLYVIGYGVPFVIVGVSALVYSDGYGATEAGACWLSQKRNFNWALTGPVITILALNCMVFCATLWSLRTTLANMKSGVSQSTDTRLIVFKIVAQFFILGCTWILGLYQTNVFFQVLFIILNSQQGTFLFIVHCLLNKEVREEYMKWLACICKRKREERSMKDVPSVSEDLDKTEERTDGGKNKES